One part of the Segnochrobactrum spirostomi genome encodes these proteins:
- the nuoF gene encoding NADH-quinone oxidoreductase subunit NuoF codes for MLEDKDRIFTNIYGLQDWGLEGARQRGSWDGTKTIIEKGRDWIIDQMKASGLRGRGGAGFPTGLKWSFMPKNVSPERPHYLVVNADESEPGTCKDREILRHDPHHLVEGCLIASFAMGAHACYIYVRGEFIRERERLQAAIDQAYEARLIGKNNIHGWDFDLYVHHGAGAYICGEETALLESLEGKKGQPRLKPPFPANMGLYGCPTTVNNVESIAVAPTILRRGPQWFSSLGKPNNVGTKLFCISGHVNKPCTVEEEMGIDFRTLIEKHCGGVRGGWDNLLAVIPGGSSVPLLPAAQCQELSMDFDTLRNLKSGLGTAAVIVMDKSTDVIKAIARLSHFYKHESCGQCTPCREGTGWMWRVMERLVKGEAEKKEIDLLLQVTTQIEGHTICALGDAAAWPIQGLIRHFRPLIEERIDAYHSRAVPGVTLAAAE; via the coding sequence ATGCTTGAGGACAAGGACCGGATCTTCACCAACATCTACGGCCTCCAAGATTGGGGGCTCGAAGGCGCACGTCAGCGCGGTTCCTGGGATGGCACCAAGACCATCATCGAGAAGGGCCGCGACTGGATCATCGACCAGATGAAGGCTTCGGGTCTGCGCGGCCGCGGCGGCGCCGGCTTCCCGACCGGCCTCAAGTGGTCGTTCATGCCGAAGAACGTCTCGCCGGAGCGGCCGCATTATCTCGTCGTCAACGCCGACGAGTCCGAGCCGGGCACCTGCAAGGACCGCGAGATCCTGCGGCACGATCCGCATCACCTCGTCGAAGGCTGTCTCATCGCGAGCTTCGCGATGGGCGCGCACGCCTGCTACATCTACGTCCGCGGCGAGTTCATCCGCGAGCGCGAGCGCCTGCAGGCGGCGATCGACCAGGCCTACGAGGCCCGGCTCATCGGCAAGAACAACATCCACGGCTGGGATTTCGACCTCTACGTCCACCACGGCGCGGGGGCCTATATCTGCGGCGAGGAGACCGCGCTGCTCGAGAGCCTCGAGGGCAAGAAGGGTCAGCCGCGCCTGAAGCCGCCGTTCCCGGCGAACATGGGCCTCTACGGCTGCCCGACGACGGTCAACAACGTCGAGTCCATCGCGGTGGCGCCGACCATCCTGCGCCGCGGCCCGCAATGGTTCTCGAGCCTCGGCAAGCCGAACAATGTCGGCACCAAGCTCTTCTGCATCTCCGGCCACGTGAACAAGCCGTGCACGGTGGAAGAGGAGATGGGCATCGATTTCCGCACGCTCATCGAGAAGCATTGCGGCGGCGTGCGCGGCGGCTGGGACAACCTGCTCGCCGTGATCCCGGGCGGCTCTTCGGTGCCGCTCCTGCCGGCGGCGCAGTGCCAGGAGCTGTCGATGGATTTCGACACCCTGCGCAATCTGAAGTCCGGCCTCGGCACCGCGGCCGTGATCGTGATGGATAAGTCGACCGACGTCATCAAGGCGATCGCCCGGCTGTCGCACTTCTACAAGCACGAGAGCTGCGGCCAGTGCACGCCCTGCCGTGAGGGCACCGGCTGGATGTGGCGCGTGATGGAGCGCCTCGTGAAGGGTGAAGCCGAGAAGAAGGAGATCGACCTCCTTCTCCAGGTCACCACCCAGATCGAGGGTCACACCATCTGTGCGCTCGGCGACGCCGCGGCGTGGCCGATCCAGGGTTTGATCCGGCATTTCCGTCCGCTCATCGAGGAGCGGATCGACGCCTACCACAGCCGCGCCGTTCCCGGCGTGACGCTGGCGGCGGCCGAGTAG
- the nuoE gene encoding NADH-quinone oxidoreductase subunit NuoE has translation MSVRRLHHEQPESFAFTPENLAWAERKILDYPEGRQQSAVIPLLWRIQEQEGWVSEPAIRYVAERLGMPKIRVLEVATFYTMFQLAPVGTKAHIQVCGTTPCMLRGAEELIEICKHRIAHEPFTRSADGAFSWEEVECLGACVNAPMVQVVKDTYEDLTPESFNALIDAFDRGTPPTPGPQNGRQFAAPEGGATTLTDPSQFTNRPAPTFGQTDDQAPVSVGTPKDTPRPEQSKSDSPGARAAEGKTPVKPEDAAAAAPKAPGTAS, from the coding sequence ATGTCCGTCCGTCGGCTTCATCACGAGCAGCCCGAGAGCTTCGCCTTCACGCCCGAGAATCTCGCCTGGGCTGAGCGCAAGATTCTGGACTATCCTGAAGGCCGCCAGCAGAGCGCGGTGATCCCGCTTTTGTGGCGCATTCAGGAACAGGAAGGCTGGGTGTCCGAGCCCGCGATCCGCTATGTTGCGGAGCGCCTCGGCATGCCGAAGATCCGCGTCCTCGAGGTCGCGACCTTCTACACCATGTTCCAGCTCGCCCCGGTCGGCACCAAGGCGCACATCCAGGTGTGCGGCACGACGCCGTGCATGCTGCGCGGCGCCGAAGAGCTGATCGAGATCTGCAAGCACCGCATCGCCCACGAGCCGTTCACGCGCTCGGCCGACGGCGCCTTCTCGTGGGAAGAGGTCGAGTGCCTCGGGGCCTGCGTGAACGCCCCGATGGTGCAGGTCGTCAAGGACACCTACGAGGACCTGACGCCGGAGAGCTTCAACGCGCTCATCGACGCCTTCGACCGCGGCACGCCGCCGACGCCCGGCCCTCAGAACGGCCGCCAGTTCGCGGCGCCCGAGGGCGGTGCGACGACGCTGACCGACCCGTCTCAGTTCACCAACCGTCCGGCGCCGACCTTCGGCCAGACGGACGATCAGGCCCCGGTTTCGGTCGGGACCCCGAAGGATACGCCGCGTCCCGAGCAGTCCAAGTCGGACTCGCCCGGCGCCCGCGCGGCCGAAGGCAAGACCCCCGTGAAGCCCGAGGATGCCGCCGCGGCGGCACCGAAGGCTCCCGGCACGGCGTCGTGA
- a CDS encoding NADH-quinone oxidoreductase subunit D yields the protein MAEAEIRNFNINFGPQHPAAHGVLRLVLELDGEVVTRVDPHIGLLHRGTEKLIEQKTYLQAVPYFDRLDYCAPMNQEHAFALATERLLGIEVPKRGQLIRVLYSEIGRLLSHLLNVTTQAMDVGALTPPLWGFEEREKLMVFYERASGSRMHAAYFRPGGVHQDLPPQLIDDIYAFCDAGLRRIDDLDALLTPNRIFKQRNVDIGVVSLEDAFAWGFSGVMVRGSGAAWDLRKSQPYECYEELEFDIPVGKNGDCYDRYLIRMEEMRQSIRIMRQCCEKLRSAAGQGPVSSTQGKVVPPKRGEMKRSMEALIHHFKLYTEGYKVPAGEVYAAVEAPKGEFGVYLVSDGTNKPYRCKIRAPGFAHLQSMDFLCRGHMLADVTAVLGSLDIVFGEVDR from the coding sequence GTGGCCGAGGCCGAGATCCGCAACTTCAACATCAATTTCGGGCCGCAGCATCCGGCCGCCCACGGCGTGCTCCGGCTCGTGCTGGAGCTCGACGGCGAGGTCGTGACCCGGGTCGATCCGCATATCGGGCTGCTCCACCGCGGCACCGAGAAGCTGATCGAGCAGAAGACCTATCTTCAGGCTGTGCCCTATTTCGACCGGCTCGATTATTGCGCGCCGATGAACCAGGAGCACGCCTTCGCGCTTGCGACGGAACGCCTGCTCGGCATCGAGGTTCCCAAGCGCGGCCAGTTGATCCGCGTCCTCTATTCCGAGATCGGCCGTCTCCTCTCGCACCTTCTCAACGTCACCACGCAGGCGATGGACGTCGGCGCGCTCACCCCGCCGCTGTGGGGCTTCGAGGAGCGCGAGAAGCTGATGGTGTTCTACGAGCGCGCCTCCGGCTCGCGCATGCATGCGGCCTATTTCCGGCCCGGCGGCGTGCACCAGGATCTGCCGCCGCAGCTCATCGACGACATCTACGCCTTCTGCGACGCCGGCCTGCGCCGCATCGACGATCTCGATGCGCTGCTGACCCCGAACCGCATCTTCAAGCAGCGCAACGTCGATATCGGCGTCGTCAGCCTCGAAGACGCCTTCGCCTGGGGCTTCTCGGGCGTGATGGTGCGCGGCTCCGGCGCCGCCTGGGACCTGCGCAAGTCGCAGCCCTACGAGTGCTACGAAGAGCTCGAGTTCGACATCCCCGTCGGTAAGAACGGCGATTGCTACGACCGCTATCTCATCCGCATGGAAGAGATGCGCCAGTCGATCCGCATCATGCGCCAGTGCTGCGAGAAGCTGCGCTCGGCCGCCGGTCAGGGCCCGGTCTCCTCGACCCAGGGCAAGGTGGTGCCGCCGAAGCGCGGCGAGATGAAGCGCTCGATGGAAGCGCTCATCCACCACTTCAAGCTCTATACCGAGGGCTACAAGGTGCCGGCCGGCGAGGTCTACGCCGCCGTCGAGGCGCCGAAGGGCGAATTCGGCGTCTATCTCGTCTCCGACGGGACCAACAAGCCCTATCGCTGCAAGATCCGTGCGCCCGGTTTCGCGCACCTTCAGTCGATGGATTTCCTGTGCCGGGGGCACATGCTGGCCGACGTCACGGCCGTGCTCGGCTCCCTCGATATCGTGTTCGGTGAGGTGGATCGCTGA
- a CDS encoding NADH-quinone oxidoreductase subunit C — translation MDGLNDLATYLTERLGDKLVGTALSLGELTITVEGGNLVEVARFLRDDKRCQFIGFIDTCGVDWPARARRFDVVHHLLSPRLNQRIRIKVETDEITPVPSLTPVFPGADWFEREAYDLYGILFSGHPDLRRLLTDYGFDGHPLRKDFPVTGFVEVRYDDERKRVVYEPVRLNQEFRNFDFLSPWEGVTYDLPGDEKAKPN, via the coding sequence ATGGACGGTCTGAACGACCTCGCGACCTACCTGACCGAGCGTCTCGGCGACAAGCTCGTCGGGACCGCGCTGAGCTTGGGCGAACTGACGATCACGGTCGAAGGCGGCAACCTCGTCGAGGTGGCGCGCTTCCTGCGAGACGACAAGCGCTGCCAGTTCATCGGCTTCATCGACACCTGCGGCGTCGATTGGCCGGCGCGGGCGCGCCGCTTCGACGTGGTGCATCACCTGCTCTCGCCGCGGCTCAACCAGCGCATCCGCATCAAGGTCGAGACCGACGAGATCACGCCGGTGCCCTCGCTCACCCCGGTCTTCCCGGGCGCCGACTGGTTCGAGCGCGAGGCCTACGATCTCTACGGCATCCTGTTCTCGGGCCATCCGGACCTGCGCCGGCTCTTGACCGATTACGGCTTCGACGGCCATCCGCTGCGCAAGGACTTCCCCGTCACGGGCTTCGTCGAGGTCCGCTACGACGACGAGCGCAAGCGCGTGGTCTACGAGCCGGTCCGGCTCAATCAGGAATTCCGCAACTTCGATTTCCTGTCGCCGTGGGAAGGCGTGACCTACGACCTTCCCGGCGACGAGAAGGCGAAGCCGAACTGA
- a CDS encoding NuoB/complex I 20 kDa subunit family protein — MGLSPRGTLVAPQPTGIIDPNTGRPVGANDPFFLEINDELADKGFIVTAADNLIQWARTGSLMWMTFGLACCAVEMMQMSMPRYDCERFGFAPRASPRQSDVMIVAGTLTNKMAPALRKVYDQMPEPRYVISMGSCANGGGYYHYSYSVVRGCDRVVPVDIYVPGCPPTAEALLYGVLLLQKKIRRTGTIER, encoded by the coding sequence ATGGGACTGAGCCCGCGCGGGACGCTCGTCGCCCCCCAGCCCACCGGAATCATCGACCCGAACACCGGCCGTCCGGTCGGGGCGAATGACCCGTTCTTCCTCGAGATCAATGACGAGCTGGCCGACAAGGGCTTCATCGTCACGGCGGCGGACAATCTCATCCAGTGGGCGCGCACCGGCTCGCTCATGTGGATGACGTTCGGTCTCGCCTGCTGCGCCGTCGAGATGATGCAGATGTCGATGCCGCGCTACGATTGCGAGCGCTTCGGCTTCGCACCGCGCGCCTCGCCGCGTCAGTCGGACGTCATGATCGTCGCCGGCACGCTCACCAACAAGATGGCCCCCGCGCTCCGCAAGGTCTACGACCAGATGCCGGAGCCGCGTTACGTCATCTCGATGGGTTCGTGCGCCAACGGCGGCGGCTACTACCATTATTCCTACTCGGTGGTGCGCGGTTGCGATCGGGTCGTCCCGGTCGACATCTACGTGCCCGGCTGCCCGCCGACCGCCGAGGCGCTCCTCTACGGCGTGCTTCTTCTCCAGAAGAAGATCCGCCGCACCGGAACGATCGAGCGGTAA
- a CDS encoding NADH-quinone oxidoreductase subunit A — translation MTDLLRQYAPILVFLGVAGLIGLALLAAPFLVAFQRPDSEKLSAYECGFNAFDDARMKFDVRFYLVSILFIIFDLEVAFLFPWASAFGHIGWFGFGSMVVFLVVLTIGFAYEWKKGALEWD, via the coding sequence ATGACGGATCTGCTTCGGCAATATGCGCCGATCCTGGTCTTCCTCGGTGTCGCGGGGTTGATCGGTCTGGCGCTCCTCGCCGCGCCCTTTCTGGTCGCCTTCCAGCGCCCGGACAGCGAGAAGCTCTCGGCGTACGAATGCGGCTTCAACGCCTTCGATGATGCCCGCATGAAGTTCGACGTGCGGTTCTACTTGGTGTCGATCCTCTTCATCATCTTCGATCTCGAAGTGGCCTTCCTGTTCCCGTGGGCGTCGGCCTTCGGCCACATCGGCTGGTTCGGGTTCGGCTCCATGGTCGTGTTCCTCGTCGTGCTCACCATCGGCTTCGCGTACGAGTGGAAGAAGGGAGCTCTGGAATGGGACTGA